Below is a window of Solanum stenotomum isolate F172 chromosome 7, ASM1918654v1, whole genome shotgun sequence DNA.
TGTTAcctattgtttcataatgtattgtattgtactgtACTATACGGTAGATACAATGTTTGGCTAGATTGTATTGTTTGTTATTGcttaataacattttaattgtttggtttgattgtaTCGTACTCAGTGGCGGACCCAGGATTTTCGTTCAGGGggttcaaaaataaaagtataaacgtataaataaactaacaaaataaaatttcaaggaaGTAGTAGTATATAGTTTATACGTACAAAAAGTTAGTTTCGTTGCAAGAAATCCAAAACTAACATGAGTGATTACAGTGAAACAAAAAGTTAGTCCTTTACAATATGTCAATCTAGAACTAGGATGCTAAGTAGAGCAAAAAATGGagctaactagaacaaaaaaaaattagcacttCGTAATGTCTCACTCTAGGACTAGAGTGCTAACTACAAACTCAAAAAAGAGGTCAGTGCTAATACTTCTCAAGCACGTTTACAATACTATTCGACGAGATTTCATTGCTTGAAAAAGGCTTTTACCTTTTAAGCAATAAGCATgagttttgatttttcatttcgAATTGAATGTGAGATTCAAGCATGAAGTATGAAGTATGAAACAATCAACAATAGAATATTATGGGagatgattttaatatttgagttttgagttggggaagaacaagaaagtgatttagggatttgaaaagtgaaaaagttattAGCTTTTAGGAATGGGAGTATGGGAGTTGGGACCCttgaattttttgggtttaacaCCGCATTTTAGCacgttttattaaaaaaaaaaaaaacattaaaatcgaaaatggaacaaaaaaataaaactgaaagtaaaaaaactaaaaaataaaatgctaaCCCAGGGATTCGATCCCTGGACGTCAGGCTTAACTTTGAAGGGAGCCTTGTCATTgaaggggttcaaaatatatatatccacataaattCAGAAAATTCaccttatatatacagtgtaatttttttttgagggggttcgggtgaaccccctaGGCAACACGTGAGTCCGCCCCTGATCGtactgtattgtaatttataaatttactaaaatatccttaattattctagggtaagaggtttgactagaattaaataatataaggtaaagggtaaaattgtattttgaaatattatgtaaagatataattggaaaaagaaattaagtaataatGGGAAAACACCAAATCGATTATTCCATAAAATAGGgttttcattgttacgtaacaacaaaatttaacaatacaatacaatacaatacattttaagtaacaatcaaaacaaacgtTGTAGGTATAataacgatacaatacaatacaatgggtaacaataATCCAAATAGAGTGTTAGAGTTGAACATAGTAAAACAAATACATATCTGAGTTTAGGCAATCCGACATGATGAGATTGAGAAATacttaaagatttttttttttttttgagaaatacttAGAGTTGAACATAGTAAAACATAGTACTTAATATCATTGATATTGTGAAATTAAGTAACTAAAACAgtaacataataataatattccaTATAATTTCtacaaaatctctttttttatgccaacaaaacgTATAATAATCTTAGTAATTCCAATCAGGATGAGAAGTTGTTATGGCAGGTTGTCCAATCAAGGAATGTTCTTCAACGTACGTTGGAACATCATTTGCATCAACAAGACCATCTAGAAACTTCTGTAAATCACCCTTGGGACCTACATAAACAAATCAAATCGAACTTATTATATACATTGACAGTGGAAAAAAAGTACATTAATCGATTTACTATGATTAACCTACGATTAGGTGTGTGTTtgttatgaatgaaaatgatagGTTCAAATATAATCTAGACAGATATCGAGAGCAACTGACGAATGAGGAACATACAATGAGGAGTTTGGAATGCAATTTATTGAAGTTTGTTTCCCTACTCTCTCTAAATACATCGTTTTCGTGATTATAAGAAATTCATTTCCTAGATAAAATGTTTTCCAAGATACTTTGACCTATTACaagagaaaatttaaatttgatatttaatttttccaccattatactaaacacacccttaatgtATATCAATTAGTGAATATCAAGGATTTATTATTAGAATAAACAATTTGTTACCAAGAAATGTGTCTTTGCCATTTCCTACTTTGAAAACAGGAGGAAAAATAGCAGTATTAGGCTgcaaataaaatcaaacaagaaatataaattAGTCTCAGTAAACCAATTTCTATATATTATGTACGAGTTTAAATAATATACATCgtcattataaaataaattacgaAAACCTTACAGGATTTATTAGAGCAGTATGTGGCTCATCATCAATCATAAGTGTGTTGGATTCTGAAAATTTTCCACTACGAAAAGGAAGAAGATTATACTTATTTTcccatatttttttcatttgcttCAAGAATATGggcttttcttttttctccaagCACTTAAATCCACTATCAATACATTTTTCTTGatcctacaaaaaaaaatttgaattgttactattttcattaaaaaatattagaagtTTTCGAATTAACTTCTCATTGATATATCATTGTTCATCATCACTAATAGGGGCAAAACTTTTATAATTAAGTATATTGTTTCTTTAAACAAATTTAACCTCAATAATTAAGCAAAATTAGTTCTTAGCTTAGATTAAATTAAAGATACTTACCCAAACAAATAACAACTTTCTTCGAAGACCAACCATAATGTTATCTAAAATAGCATCCATgtttctcctataataataaaaatatagtttCAATCgattataataacaataacaacataacATACTCAAAATAATCTCATTAGTGAGATTTAAGGAGAGTACAGTATACACAAACATTTATGATAAACCGTCGACTCAATCGAAAATATTTAAGCAAATTTAATTAGGGAAATACTAACTCCATGGCAGAAGACCATATACCAACTTCAAATCTTTCAAGGCAAAACTTCAAGAATTGGTCACAAAAAGGCCTCTTGAAAACTGCATTGAAGTAGACATCATATAACATAAATTGaacaaacaataacaaaaaaattatgaagaaatCTTATTTTATGTCATAATAGATTACACTTATTTAACATGTTACTAATCATACCACTTTATTATTATGGTGATATACACAAAATCCTGGATCAACAAATCAAAGTTAGCTTCATTATTATTATGCATTGAACAGAAGCAAAAACATCATTAATAAAATCGATCAAACAACAATAATGTCAAATAAAATTCAGTAGCTACttgtactaaaaataaataaattatgtagtACTTACCATAATTCCActaaacaataaattaaagtataatCCCCTCCCCCTCAAATCTCAATTATGTGCCATAGTTCAGATTTGAAGaatcaaattctaaattttacACATAAATTCAAACACAATTATATAAGACAtattaattaacaattcaaatGATCAGTTCGAGTCTCTGTAATTCAAACAacgtcacataaattgagacaaaccTGTGAAATTTCCACAAACCAAATCCGGTTTATAGGTTTGAACACTGAACCGGTTTTGTCGGTGAACCCTATGAACCAATAAACCGCCAAGATTAAGCACAAGGAGTTTCTTCTTTGGACCAAGGTTCAACTTATCTAGCGGAAGGTACAACTCTAATTTtccactaattttatttttatttttatcatcttcatcatcactATATTTATCATTATAAGAAAATACATTCTTCAATTTAAAGTTGGGAATTTTTCGAGCcattgttgaattttgaagaaaataaaaagactttataagtgATAGTTTGTTGGAAAATAAACCTTGGTGATTTTATATTTAAAGTGGTATTatggtttatttttaattaataatagagGAAATTAAACCcttcaaattctttaattaaattaaggAGCCTTTTCAATTTTCGAGGAGCAAGAGTTTATCAAGGGGTCAGATGGCTTTTCTTTCACTCTTCCGTCTCAAATTATctatcttgtttttcttttacatatttaattattagagatttagataattttatattttattaagattTCACGGAATATATTGTTGCTATAATATATACCCtttgttaaaatataatttgtattcattaattaaaatatttatttgtttatgtgTCATCACtccatatatataattgatgattttagtAGACTTTTAAGAACAATTCCTACTAAAAGTGAAAAGGGAGACTAACAATTAATTGTATCTTTGAcctctaaaataattatttttttgacagtattatcttcaaaaaccatgacaaataatttgaaacaaGCGTAATATACGAATTAACTAAAAGCACTCAATGAATAGAATGTATAATCGTACTCTCgtttttttatattacttgaCCCGTTTTGAAATGACATGCTTTTTAATAAAACTTTAATCAGAAGTGTTTTTACCAAACTAGCTAaccttatatttttaaaagaaaattaaattggGAGTAGGGGAAGGGGAAATGGAGGAGGTAGACTGTTAGGTGGAAAATCGAATTCTCACCAACAAAGTAAAAGTTTATGTAATAGACAACCAACTAAATTGCTAAGAATATTCTTCAAACTTTATTAgtgatattttgaaataatagttTTCTAATACAAAAGATAGTAACGAAAAAATATAGCAAAACTCTTCTGATTTATTAAAATGACCAAGTAAACTGAAACGAAGggttatataataaatataaaacattGGAAAAAGCATAAAAGATCATTGACAATATGAACATAAGATGATAGAAACATTATCAAAACATAGTAATATCATTAACAACCCATAGACAAATAAAGTCCCAAAAGACTTGCAACATGCAAAAAACATAAGACAAACACCAAAACATCATAAGTACACAATTACTAAGAAAAGATTTACTTAATGTTCTGGGAAAAACCATTAACCTTCTTCATAGAACATAATACTAGTAATTAAAGTCCTTAATCAAAGTACTCAGATTCTTAATCAGAACAACCAAAGCTAGGATCTTTCGCAGCGCGAATTATCTTAGCATAATAATCCCAATCCTTGTGAGTATTTGTTATCGCAGGTTGTCCAAATTGATGTCCTTTAACGTACGTTGGAACATCATCAACATCAACTAGTCCCTCCAAAAACTCATGCATTTCACCCTTAgaatctaacaaaaaaaatgaaaacaataattttttatcaagttatCATATCAGGATTGATAGAAACAAACTTTACATATCATTGTAGGCCAAACTTTATCATCAGTGCataaaacttagaattttgaacATGAACCTAGTTATTatatagaattttattttatttttgagctAGGTAAATCCGCTAATGTACAACAACTCATTAGAATTAGATCCCTAAAGTCAATTATCAGATACCACATATTGCACTAACTCAGCCAGGTACAAAATTGAAATTCTATTAGCTATGAATATCAAGGACAAGTTTGTTACCTAGAAATGTGTCTCtcttatttttaactttgtaaGCAGGAGGAAAAACAGCAGTATTAGGCTGCAAATCAAACAACAATTCACAATTAGTCTCCCTAATCATCttgttaattaataaattaatgaaaaataattaaaacttacaGGGTTTAGTAGAGCAACATGGGGTTCATCATCAATTAAAAGTGTGTTAGATTCTGAAAATCTTCCaccataataattattttcccatattttcttcaattgcttCAAAAATATTGGCTTATTTTGCTTCTCCACAGTTGGAAAGCCACTATCAATACATTTTTCTtgatcctaaaaaaaaaaattaaaaaaaatcaagaataatacaattttaatttaattaattaaactaaattaaataaaaaatggctTACCCATACAAATACCAATTTTTTTCGAAGGCCAATCATGATGTTGTCTAAAATTGGTTCCACGTTTCGACTATCATATGgacaaaagaaaagttaaaaagtaaattagattaattaatcaattaataattcactaattaaaaaataaaattatattaatttaattaatactaacTCCATAGCAGAGGACCATAGTCCAACTTCAAATCTTTCAAGGCAAAACTTCATAAATTGATCACAATAAGGTCTCTTGAAGACTGTTCtaatacaaaaaaacaaaaaaaaattataattatgtttaacttataacataataaaaaaaatcaaactttatGATTTGAAACACATCATCCTGGGATAGA
It encodes the following:
- the LOC125870044 gene encoding uncharacterized protein LOC125870044, whose amino-acid sequence is MERNMDAILDNIMVGLRRKLLFVWDQEKCIDSGFKCLEKKEKPIFLKQMKKIWENKYNLLPFRSGKFSESNTLMIDDEPHTALINPPNTAIFPPVFKVGNGKDTFLGPKGDLQKFLDGLVDANDVPTYVEEHSLIGQPAITTSHPDWNY
- the LOC125870477 gene encoding uncharacterized protein LOC125870477 gives rise to the protein MTSNLKLKNVVVDSDKDNSDHEDEKVTKKLELDLPLEKLNLGPKKKLLVLNLGGVLVDRVHRRNESTVRRYTPDLAHGNFLVFKRPYCDQFMKFCLERFEVGLWSSAMDRNVEPILDNIMIGLRKKLVFVWDQEKCIDSGFPTVEKQNKPIFLKQLKKIWENNYYGGRFSESNTLLIDDEPHVALLNPPNTAVFPPAYKVKNKRDTFLDSKGEMHEFLEGLVDVDDVPTYVKGHQFGQPAITNTHKDWDYYAKIIRAAKDPSFGCSD